The Streptomyces sp. HUAS MG91 sequence AACGGGGACACCGGTGACGTCGCCGTGGACCACTACCACCGCTGGCGCGACGACGTGCGGCTGATGGCGGACCTGGGCCTGACCGCGTACCGCTTCTCCGTGGCCTGGCCGCGGGTGCAGCCGACCGGGCGCGGGCCCGCCGTGCAGCGCGGGCTCGACTTCTACCGGGGCCTGGTCGACGAACTGCTCGCGCACGGCATCAAGCCCGTCGCGACCCTGTACCACTGGGACCTGCCGCAGGAGCTGGAGAACGCGGGCGGCTGGCCCGTGCGGGACACCGCCCACCGGTTCGCGGAGTACGCCACCCTGGTCGGCGAGGCGCTCGGCGACCGGGTCGAGCAGTGGGTGACCCTGAACGAGCCCTGGTGCAGCGCCTTCCTGGGCTACGGCTCGGGCGTGCACGCGCCGGGCCGCACCGACGGGGCAGCCGCCCTGCGCGCCGCGCACCACCTCAACCTCGGCCACGGTCTGGCCACGTCGGCGCTGCGCGGCGTCCTGCCCGGCCGCGCGCAGATCGGCCTCAGCCTGAACCCGAGCGTGGTCAGGTCGCTGACCGACGACCCGGCCGACCTGGACGCCAAGCGCCGGATCGACGCGCTCGCCAACCGGGTCTTCACCGGGCCGCTGCTGAAGGGCGCCTACCCCGAGGACCTGATCGCCGACACCGCGCGCCTCACGGACTGGTCGTTCGTGCAGGACGGGGACACCGGGATCATCCACCAGCCGCTGGACTTCATCGGCCTGAACTACTA is a genomic window containing:
- a CDS encoding GH1 family beta-glucosidase translates to MTTTDNIEPAITTAPTAVTRFPAGFLWGSATASYQIEGAVREDGRTPSIWDTFSHTPGKVLNGDTGDVAVDHYHRWRDDVRLMADLGLTAYRFSVAWPRVQPTGRGPAVQRGLDFYRGLVDELLAHGIKPVATLYHWDLPQELENAGGWPVRDTAHRFAEYATLVGEALGDRVEQWVTLNEPWCSAFLGYGSGVHAPGRTDGAAALRAAHHLNLGHGLATSALRGVLPGRAQIGLSLNPSVVRSLTDDPADLDAKRRIDALANRVFTGPLLKGAYPEDLIADTARLTDWSFVQDGDTGIIHQPLDFIGLNYYTPAIVSAPRAGRTGPRRDGHGASDHSPWPGSEEIEFHRVNEDVTAMDWPVDPTGLSDLLLDYSAQAPGVPLYVTENGAAYEDTVVDGAVHDPERVRYLHAHLGAVHDAIARGADVRGYFLWSLLDNFEWAYGYSKRFGAVYVDYETQQRIPKSSATWYAQVARNGGLPAQD